One part of the Merismopedia glauca CCAP 1448/3 genome encodes these proteins:
- a CDS encoding transposase, translating into MKYNRAKHHRRSIRLPEYDYSGSGSYFLTLCTYQRQCLFGDVVDGAMQLNDVGAIVSEEWKRSAIVRHNIELDASVVMPNHFHGIVIINKPVGAQCIAPLPQSPIHNQQTYKLHRKPQSLGSFVAGFKMSVTKRINAIRETPGIPVWQRNYYEHIIRHEKEWHILRQYIANNPQSWELDQLHPQNPSKW; encoded by the coding sequence ATGAAATACAATCGAGCCAAACATCATCGTCGATCCATTCGTCTGCCAGAATACGATTATTCTGGATCTGGCAGCTATTTTCTAACCCTCTGTACATATCAGCGTCAATGTTTATTTGGCGATGTTGTTGATGGTGCGATGCAGTTAAATGATGTAGGGGCGATCGTGTCGGAGGAATGGAAAAGATCTGCGATAGTCCGTCATAACATCGAATTAGATGCATCGGTGGTGATGCCCAATCATTTTCATGGAATTGTCATCATTAACAAGCCTGTAGGGGCGCAATGCATTGCGCCCCTACCACAATCGCCGATTCACAACCAACAAACCTATAAATTACATAGAAAACCCCAATCTTTGGGATCGTTTGTCGCAGGGTTCAAAATGTCCGTCACCAAACGAATTAACGCTATTAGAGAAACGCCTGGTATTCCTGTTTGGCAGCGCAATTATTACGAGCATATAATTAGGCATGAAAAAGAATGGCATATTTTACGACAGTATATCGCCAATAATCCACAATCTTGGGAATTAGACCAATTACATCCTCAAAATCCTAGCAAGTGGTAA
- a CDS encoding DUF1049 domain-containing protein, whose amino-acid sequence MRNISNLLTSAILAILVSAIAILSVQNATLVSLRLFGLRSINLPFGTILALSVSVGILVGAIAPIVWRLLSSSDSEFDDDDYFEEDF is encoded by the coding sequence ATGAGAAATATCTCTAATTTACTAACTTCGGCAATTTTGGCAATTTTAGTGAGCGCGATCGCCATTCTTTCGGTACAAAATGCGACGCTAGTTTCTTTAAGACTGTTCGGGTTGCGCTCGATTAATCTGCCCTTTGGGACGATCTTAGCATTAAGTGTATCGGTGGGTATCCTGGTAGGAGCGATCGCCCCTATAGTCTGGCGTTTATTAAGTAGTTCAGATTCCGAATTTGATGATGATGACTACTTCGAGGAAGATTTTTGA
- a CDS encoding NADPH-dependent FMN reductase has protein sequence MVKIVGINGSLRTHSYSYQALKIAAQNVESLGATVELLDLRQMNLPFCNGTDEYPDYPDVERLRQSVQEADGLILATPEYHGGVSGVLKNALDLMSFKQLSGKVTGLISVLGGQPNSNALNELRLIMRWVHAWVIPEQVAMGQAWQAFTPEGNLTDEKLSQRFEQFAVSLVQTVEKLK, from the coding sequence ATGGTAAAAATTGTTGGCATCAATGGCAGTTTAAGAACCCATTCTTATAGCTATCAAGCGTTAAAAATAGCAGCGCAGAACGTAGAATCTTTAGGTGCTACCGTAGAATTATTAGATTTACGCCAGATGAATCTACCTTTTTGCAATGGTACAGACGAATATCCAGACTATCCAGATGTAGAACGTCTACGGCAAAGCGTACAAGAAGCTGACGGTTTAATTTTAGCTACTCCTGAATATCACGGAGGAGTCAGTGGCGTTTTAAAGAATGCACTTGATTTAATGAGTTTTAAACAGTTAAGCGGTAAAGTAACTGGATTAATCAGCGTTCTTGGTGGTCAACCTAATAGTAATGCTCTTAACGAGCTACGCTTGATTATGAGATGGGTACACGCTTGGGTAATTCCAGAACAAGTAGCTATGGGACAAGCTTGGCAAGCTTTTACCCCTGAAGGGAACCTGACTGATGAAAAGCTATCCCAGAGGTTTGAACAGTTTGCAGTTAGCCTAGTTCAAACAGTCGAAAAGCTGAAGTAA
- a CDS encoding phosphoglucomutase/phosphomannomutase family protein → MSVASSTNEIKFGTDGWRGIIADDFTFANVCKVTRAIASYLETAYSKDRPVLIAYDTRFLADKFAQTAAEILAEIGWTVKIVDRDCPTPTIAYNARLLNSAGALMFTASHNPAPYCGIKYIPDYAGPATPEITDTIVSHIESSSNEPPSGKNKDKISTFDPKPEYLKFIYTLIDVERIRSAKLKVKYDALYSTSRGYLDTVLEHCGCEVETFHAKRDVLFGGGMPEPKGELLTELIEAVKKDHADIGVATDGDSDRFGVVDEQGEMLTPNTVLLVLARHLHKNKGQSGAIVRTVATTHLLDNLAAKYGLPIYETAVGFKYIGEKMRETAVLVGGEESGGLSVLGHIPEKDGILADMLMAEAIAYEGKPLSQLVAEAIKDADGPLYNRRLDLHLTEAHKLAVLNAFTHNPPTEVAGIGIKEVGRKDGIKLYLEEGSWVLLRPSGTEPLIRVYLETNSPEKLAQVAKYMEDSIAKLEPVAA, encoded by the coding sequence ATGAGTGTAGCCAGCAGCACAAATGAGATTAAGTTCGGTACAGATGGATGGCGGGGAATAATAGCAGATGATTTTACCTTCGCTAATGTATGTAAGGTGACGCGCGCGATCGCTAGTTACTTGGAAACGGCTTACTCCAAGGATAGACCTGTCTTAATCGCTTACGATACTAGGTTTTTAGCAGATAAATTTGCTCAAACAGCCGCAGAAATTTTGGCAGAAATTGGTTGGACGGTGAAGATAGTTGATCGCGATTGTCCCACACCCACGATCGCTTATAATGCGCGCTTGCTGAATTCGGCTGGGGCTTTGATGTTCACCGCTAGCCATAACCCAGCACCCTATTGTGGGATTAAATATATCCCCGATTATGCAGGCCCTGCAACCCCAGAAATTACAGATACGATCGTTTCCCATATTGAAAGTTCATCTAATGAACCTCCTAGTGGCAAAAATAAGGATAAAATCTCGACTTTTGACCCCAAGCCAGAGTATCTCAAGTTTATCTATACCTTAATAGATGTGGAACGGATTCGCTCTGCCAAGCTGAAGGTGAAGTATGATGCTTTATATTCTACTTCTCGCGGCTATCTAGATACGGTGTTAGAACATTGTGGGTGTGAGGTAGAAACTTTCCACGCCAAACGAGATGTGTTATTTGGTGGGGGAATGCCAGAACCGAAAGGGGAACTACTAACTGAGTTGATCGAAGCTGTCAAAAAAGACCATGCAGATATCGGAGTGGCGACAGATGGAGATAGCGATCGCTTTGGTGTGGTAGACGAACAAGGTGAAATGCTGACTCCTAACACGGTTTTGTTGGTATTAGCCCGCCATTTGCACAAAAATAAGGGTCAAAGTGGTGCAATTGTCCGCACCGTAGCGACTACTCACTTATTAGATAATTTAGCAGCTAAGTACGGTTTGCCAATTTATGAAACTGCTGTGGGTTTCAAGTATATTGGCGAAAAGATGCGGGAAACTGCTGTTTTAGTCGGTGGTGAAGAATCTGGCGGATTGAGTGTATTAGGTCATATTCCTGAAAAAGATGGCATATTAGCGGATATGCTGATGGCAGAAGCTATTGCTTATGAAGGAAAACCCTTAAGCCAGTTGGTAGCAGAAGCCATTAAAGATGCTGATGGTCCTCTTTACAATCGGCGCTTGGATTTACATCTAACTGAAGCCCATAAATTAGCAGTTCTCAACGCTTTCACCCATAATCCTCCCACAGAAGTCGCGGGAATTGGAATTAAAGAGGTAGGACGCAAGGATGGGATTAAACTCTATCTAGAAGAAGGCAGTTGGGTACTATTACGTCCTTCGGGTACAGAACCCCTAATTCGGGTTTATTTAGAAACAAATTCCCCTGAAAAATTAGCTCAAGTTGCTAAATACATGGAAGATAGCATTGCTAAACTAGAACCAGTAGCGGCTTAA
- a CDS encoding XisI protein, translating into MERVDYPTLIQTILAKYADRPPEEDVEIQLIFDTARNRYQMLFVGWEDAKRIYSCVVHVDIKGNKFWIQRDRTEVGIANLLVEAGVPKTDIVLAFYAPYKRVYTEFAAG; encoded by the coding sequence ATGGAAAGAGTAGACTACCCAACCTTAATCCAGACAATTTTAGCAAAATATGCCGATCGCCCTCCCGAAGAAGATGTAGAGATTCAGCTAATCTTTGATACCGCACGCAATCGCTATCAAATGCTATTTGTAGGTTGGGAAGATGCCAAACGGATTTATAGCTGTGTAGTTCACGTCGATATTAAGGGCAACAAATTTTGGATTCAACGCGATCGCACTGAAGTGGGAATTGCTAATTTGCTAGTTGAAGCGGGAGTGCCAAAAACGGATATCGTTCTAGCTTTTTATGCACCTTATAAACGAGTCTATACTGAATTTGCGGCTGGATAA
- a CDS encoding XisH family protein, translating to MARDFLHQTVRIALERDAWIVTHDPLYLRVSDVDLMVDLAAERIVGAEKMGQKIAVEVKSFLGASAITELHNALGQTMVYRSALRRLHPERMLYLAISEDIYQEFFLNAFIQEVISDYQVKLLIVSHSRQEIALWKE from the coding sequence ATGGCAAGAGACTTCCTGCACCAAACAGTTCGCATAGCTCTAGAGCGAGATGCATGGATAGTTACCCACGATCCCCTCTATCTTAGGGTTAGCGATGTCGATCTTATGGTAGATCTAGCGGCTGAACGGATCGTAGGTGCTGAAAAAATGGGACAGAAAATAGCTGTTGAAGTTAAATCTTTTCTAGGAGCATCTGCTATTACCGAACTCCACAATGCTCTGGGACAGACGATGGTTTACCGTTCAGCACTCCGAAGACTTCACCCAGAGCGGATGTTGTACCTGGCGATTTCCGAAGATATTTACCAAGAGTTTTTTCTAAATGCTTTCATCCAAGAGGTAATTTCTGATTACCAAGTTAAATTGCTGATTGTTAGTCATTCCCGCCAAGAGATCGCATTATGGAAAGAGTAG
- a CDS encoding BrnT family toxin, protein MKFQWNPDKAASNIKKHGVSFEEAVTVFGDPLAVTISDPDHSIGELRLLTTGESRLQRLLVVSHTEREGEVRLISARLATRRERKSYESGI, encoded by the coding sequence ATGAAGTTTCAGTGGAACCCAGATAAAGCGGCTAGCAATATCAAAAAGCATGGCGTGTCTTTTGAAGAAGCTGTCACTGTATTTGGAGATCCATTAGCAGTGACAATTTCCGATCCCGACCACTCTATTGGTGAATTACGGCTTTTGACAACAGGTGAATCGAGATTGCAGCGCCTTTTGGTGGTATCCCACACAGAAAGAGAAGGCGAAGTGCGTTTAATTAGCGCCCGTTTAGCCACCCGACGAGAGAGAAAAAGTTATGAATCAGGAATCTGA
- a CDS encoding response regulator: MMKPITLVDRQDSQNFYPLRLLERFVEGQANGCLAVFHNSVEWRFYFHQGLLTYATHSVDPFERLERHLRHLSRENRGLTAAICTEARLKFEHYSPDNTTFPPDYQAITWLVSEQYLNSEAAATLIKRLMNEVFETYLLLLANTTYNFIENNARNTYFCHVEIQLLAQEVQGKLLSWQALAPVISSPDQRPYFFSQNQTEQKLSLEKQQRLSKILTGFSFRQIAILVNQDELKIAQYLYPLINQKIVILRDPQSPFDRLPKLPTLRINPDSISHEKTNNSNVIDSSDTFNQITSGLKSKVQQKIVCVDDSPTILTEINRFLEGHNLSVHALSDSSKALMEIMRIKPDIILLDVGMPTIDGYKLCRLLRNHSLFKTTPIVMVTGNTGIVDRAKARMVGATDYLTKPFTQSELVKMVFRYLT; encoded by the coding sequence ATGATGAAGCCAATTACTCTCGTAGATCGCCAAGATTCTCAAAATTTCTATCCGCTCAGACTTTTAGAACGTTTTGTTGAGGGTCAAGCTAATGGGTGCTTAGCAGTTTTTCATAATTCAGTAGAGTGGAGATTCTATTTCCATCAAGGATTATTAACCTATGCTACGCATTCCGTAGATCCTTTTGAGCGCCTAGAACGTCACCTGCGTCATCTCAGCCGTGAAAATCGGGGGCTGACTGCTGCTATTTGCACTGAAGCTCGCTTGAAATTCGAGCATTATTCTCCAGACAATACCACTTTTCCACCCGATTATCAAGCAATTACTTGGTTAGTTAGTGAACAATACCTCAATTCCGAAGCCGCAGCCACATTAATTAAAAGATTAATGAATGAGGTATTTGAAACCTATTTATTATTATTAGCAAATACCACTTATAATTTTATAGAAAACAATGCTAGAAATACTTATTTTTGTCATGTAGAAATACAATTATTAGCTCAAGAAGTTCAGGGAAAACTGCTATCATGGCAAGCTTTAGCTCCCGTCATATCATCACCCGATCAGCGTCCTTACTTTTTTAGCCAGAATCAAACTGAGCAAAAACTTTCATTAGAAAAGCAACAGAGACTCAGCAAAATATTAACCGGATTTAGTTTTCGTCAAATTGCTATTTTAGTTAATCAAGATGAGTTGAAAATAGCTCAGTACCTTTATCCATTAATCAATCAGAAAATAGTTATTTTACGAGATCCACAATCTCCCTTCGATCGCTTACCTAAACTGCCGACTCTGAGAATTAATCCTGATTCAATCTCGCACGAAAAAACCAATAATTCAAATGTTATAGATAGTAGTGATACTTTTAACCAAATTACCAGTGGATTAAAATCTAAAGTTCAGCAAAAAATAGTTTGTGTTGATGATAGTCCCACAATCCTCACCGAAATAAATCGCTTTTTAGAAGGTCACAACTTATCGGTTCATGCTCTGAGTGATTCTAGCAAAGCTTTGATGGAAATTATGCGGATTAAACCTGACATAATTTTATTAGATGTAGGAATGCCAACTATTGATGGCTATAAACTCTGTCGTCTCCTTAGAAATCATTCTCTTTTCAAAACCACGCCAATTGTGATGGTGACAGGAAATACAGGCATA
- the uvrA gene encoding excinuclease ABC subunit UvrA: MSDIAQIDAIKPNKLVNSPSESNSIRIRGARQHNLKNIDLEIPRDRLIVFTGVSGSGKSSLAFDTIFAEGQRRYVESLSAYARQFLGQLDKPDVDAIEGLSPAISIDQKSTSHNPRSTVGTVTEIYDYFRLLFGRAGVPHCPICDRCIAPQTIDEMCDRVMAFPDGTRFQVLAPVVRGKKGTHQKLISGLAAEGFVRVRVNGEVRELSDSIELDKNGKHTIEVVIDRLIKKPDLRERLADSLSTCLKRAEGIAVIQILKWGESATESTFYDNRNSDFLSNYYQPQANEAPIDNNKNSHTDESNYQQLPQELVFSENFACPEHGAVMQELSPRLFSFNSPYGACSTCHGLGSWRTFSEELLVPDADAPIYSAIAPWSGDTKNKNRRTKSNGDNLLSQIDKHPNAYYLRLLYEVGQEYEFELDTPWNQLTSEQQQVILHGSDRPVWVEAWQDHRRFIGVIPILQKQSADGTEVQKQKLEPFLVDETCHDCQGKRLKPEALSVRLGQCRITDFTGVSISECRLRVDKLELSDRQAKIGDLVLKEIKARLQFLLDVGLDYLTLDRAAMTLSGGEAQRIRLATQIGAGLTGVLYVLDEPSIGLHQRDNTKLLKTLLKLKELGNTLIVVEHDEETIRAADYLVDIGPGAGVHGGRIVAQGELAQILVNEESLTGAYLSGIKRIETPLERREGNGRSLFLKNAHRHNLKHLDVEIPLGKLVAVTGVSGSGKSTLINELLYPALQHYLTKSVPFPPGLKEIQGLEDVDKVIVIDQSPIGRTPRSNPATYTGLFDIIREVFSLTIEAKVRGYKPGQFSFNVKGGRCEACGGQGVNIIEMNFLPDVYVQCDVCKSARYNRETLQVKYKNKSIADVLDMTVEEGLDFFQNIPRAVTRLQTLMDVGLGYLRLGQTAPTLSGGEAQRVKLASELSRRATGKTLYLIDEPTTGLSFYDVHKLLDVLQKLVDKGNSVLAIEHNLDVIRCADWIIDLGPEGGDKGGEIIAVGTPEDIAKEERSYTGQYLKHIL, translated from the coding sequence ATGTCGGATATCGCCCAAATTGACGCTATCAAACCGAATAAATTGGTAAATTCCCCTTCCGAAAGCAATTCGATTCGGATTCGGGGTGCCAGACAGCATAACCTCAAGAATATCGATTTGGAGATCCCGCGCGATCGCCTAATTGTATTCACGGGTGTCTCTGGTTCCGGTAAGTCTTCCCTGGCTTTCGATACTATCTTTGCTGAGGGACAACGGCGCTATGTGGAGTCTTTGAGCGCTTATGCGAGGCAGTTCCTGGGACAGTTAGATAAACCGGATGTAGATGCGATTGAAGGGTTAAGTCCGGCGATTTCGATAGATCAAAAGTCTACTTCCCATAATCCCCGTTCCACGGTGGGGACTGTGACGGAAATTTACGATTATTTCCGGTTATTGTTCGGACGGGCTGGAGTTCCTCATTGTCCGATTTGCGATCGCTGTATTGCCCCCCAAACTATCGATGAAATGTGCGATCGCGTCATGGCTTTCCCTGATGGTACTCGATTCCAGGTTCTCGCGCCAGTGGTACGGGGGAAGAAGGGAACTCATCAAAAGCTGATTTCCGGTTTAGCTGCGGAAGGATTCGTGCGGGTGCGGGTGAATGGTGAGGTGCGGGAACTATCTGACTCGATTGAGTTGGATAAAAATGGGAAGCACACGATTGAGGTGGTGATTGACCGTTTGATTAAGAAACCCGACTTGCGAGAGCGTCTGGCGGATTCTTTGAGTACTTGTCTCAAACGCGCTGAAGGGATTGCGGTCATCCAGATCCTGAAATGGGGGGAAAGCGCTACAGAGTCTACTTTCTATGATAACAGAAATAGTGATTTTTTGTCAAACTATTACCAACCTCAAGCAAACGAAGCCCCTATTGACAATAATAAAAACTCTCATACAGACGAATCTAATTATCAACAACTACCCCAAGAATTAGTCTTTTCAGAGAACTTTGCTTGTCCCGAACATGGGGCGGTGATGCAAGAACTTTCACCCAGATTATTCTCTTTTAATTCCCCTTATGGTGCTTGTTCAACTTGTCACGGTTTGGGTAGTTGGCGAACGTTTTCTGAAGAATTGTTAGTTCCAGATGCAGATGCACCTATATATAGTGCGATCGCCCCTTGGTCTGGAGATACAAAAAACAAAAATCGCCGTACTAAATCCAATGGAGATAACTTATTAAGTCAAATCGATAAGCATCCCAACGCCTATTATTTAAGGTTACTTTATGAAGTCGGACAGGAGTATGAATTTGAATTAGATACTCCTTGGAATCAGTTAACTTCAGAACAGCAACAAGTCATTTTACACGGAAGCGATCGCCCTGTTTGGGTAGAAGCTTGGCAAGACCATCGGCGCTTCATTGGTGTGATTCCTATCTTACAAAAACAATCGGCAGATGGAACAGAAGTACAAAAGCAAAAATTAGAACCATTTTTAGTCGATGAAACCTGTCATGATTGCCAAGGAAAACGGTTAAAACCTGAAGCCTTATCAGTCAGATTAGGGCAATGCAGAATTACAGATTTTACTGGCGTTTCGATTAGTGAATGTCGGCTAAGAGTTGATAAATTGGAGTTGAGCGATCGCCAAGCGAAAATCGGCGATTTAGTTCTCAAAGAAATCAAAGCTAGATTACAATTTCTACTTGATGTAGGCTTAGATTATCTGACGCTAGATCGAGCCGCAATGACTCTTTCGGGAGGGGAAGCCCAACGGATTAGATTAGCCACTCAAATCGGAGCCGGATTGACTGGAGTTTTATACGTTTTAGATGAACCTAGTATTGGTTTACATCAAAGAGATAATACTAAATTATTAAAAACCTTACTCAAACTGAAAGAGTTAGGAAATACATTAATCGTCGTCGAACACGATGAAGAAACCATTAGAGCCGCAGATTATTTAGTCGATATTGGACCAGGTGCGGGAGTGCATGGAGGTAGGATAGTTGCTCAAGGTGAGTTAGCCCAAATATTAGTAAATGAAGAGTCTTTGACGGGTGCATATTTATCTGGTATAAAGAGGATTGAAACACCACTAGAAAGGAGAGAAGGAAACGGGCGATCGCTATTTCTTAAAAATGCTCATCGTCACAATCTCAAACATCTAGATGTAGAAATCCCATTAGGTAAACTTGTAGCTGTGACGGGTGTTTCTGGTTCGGGAAAATCAACTTTAATCAATGAGTTACTTTACCCAGCCTTACAACATTATTTAACTAAAAGCGTACCCTTTCCACCAGGTTTAAAAGAGATTCAAGGATTAGAAGATGTTGATAAAGTAATTGTCATCGATCAATCTCCCATTGGTAGAACTCCACGATCTAATCCGGCTACTTATACAGGTTTATTTGATATCATTCGCGAGGTTTTTTCTCTAACTATTGAAGCCAAAGTTAGAGGTTACAAACCAGGACAATTTTCTTTCAATGTTAAAGGTGGAAGATGCGAAGCTTGTGGGGGACAAGGTGTCAATATCATTGAAATGAATTTTCTCCCCGATGTTTACGTTCAATGCGATGTTTGTAAGAGTGCTAGATACAATCGAGAAACTCTACAAGTCAAGTATAAAAACAAATCCATTGCTGATGTTTTAGATATGACGGTTGAGGAAGGCTTAGACTTTTTTCAAAACATTCCTCGCGCTGTGACTCGATTACAAACTTTGATGGATGTAGGTTTAGGTTACTTGCGTTTGGGACAAACCGCACCGACTTTATCTGGTGGGGAAGCGCAAAGGGTAAAATTGGCTTCCGAACTCTCAAGACGCGCTACGGGAAAAACTTTGTATTTAATCGATGAACCGACTACGGGTTTATCTTTTTACGACGTTCACAAGTTATTAGATGTTTTACAAAAGTTGGTAGATAAGGGTAATTCAGTTTTAGCGATCGAACACAATTTAGATGTAATTAGATGTGCTGATTGGATTATCGATTTGGGCCCTGAAGGTGGAGATAAGGGAGGAGAAATTATAGCTGTAGGTACGCCTGAAGATATTGCGAAAGAAGAGCGATCGTACACGGGACAGTATTTGAAACATATTTTGTAG